GCAttcttgtattgttttaattgtttgtCGAATCCTTTTCTCAGTTACGAACCCAGGCACTCGCTGCTTTACATAGTGGTCTGCAGAACAACCAAGGAATTCCAATAGATCATGTCTCTGCATGGCTTGGCATGGAGGTAAATTTTTTCCATCAATGAGGTTGCTTTCTGTTCCAGATCTTGGATGTCTGACTTTTTATTCAATTTGTTTAGGAAGAGGACATAGAAGATCTTCTTGAATACTATGGGTTCTCTATAAAGGAGTTTGAAGTACCATATATGGTTAAGGATGGTCCATTTCTGAATGCTGACAGTGACTATCCTGTCAAGCGTTCACAACTTGTTAATAAGAAAAAGTCTAGCTCCATTGTTGAGGATGTCTCATATTCTTGTCTAGCCAAATCATCTTCTCCTAAAGAAGCTAGAGTACTCGAGTTGAATAAGGCTGTCGAGCATAAACCGATCCCCATCCAATCTCAGTCTATTGAGATTGACAACACTAACCAGGCAATTGATGAGGAAATGCTTGATTATGCATCATCACCTAAAGATGACATCAAAGTGGCACCTACCCCTAGAACATCAGTCAAAAGGAAACCATACGAGGATCAGTTATCTCCTGCAAACCCTTGTTTGTGGGATTCCTCTGTCTTTCATTCCCCTAGATCACAGCAAAATAGAATTGGAAGTATACAGAAGTCAAAATTTGACACCCACTTCAGAAATCCTCTCAGCAGTGACATACAGGTTGAATCAAGAGCATCAACGTTGCACCTTATGCCTAAGACAGTGGAGAAAGCAAACTTCATGCTAGCACCAAGTGACTTTGTTGTACAAAATTCAGTAGCAAAGCAGCCAATAATAGAACAATTTGGAGAAGAGCAGGTTGGTGTTAACAAAGAAGAAATGACTGAGGAAGTGTCTACAGTAAATTATGATGATGAAGTTTCTGAAGCAAAACTTAAGCTGATTTTGAGGTCTGTATCATTTTGTTTAACATTTCTTTGTAATATGGAGTGCTTCTCTTTGACCAAATGTCTTCTCCGCACGTTTCCCTTACCAGGATTTggaagcgcctttctttaaaaaaaagagaattgcgTGTGCAGAAACAGCTAGCAGCAAATGCTGCTCTGATGTCCTTATCATTGGGGCCTCCTATTTGGCACCCAGAAATAGTGAGTATTTCTTTCTTACCTTTAACTTTATTTTTATCGATTTAATGCATTTGACATAGGTGAAAAGTTATAGCCGTGATTAGCTCTGCACGCCTCacacctagggttgtttttggctATATTTGGATATATTTGGTAATCATAGGTAACAAGATACTACAGCTTCTTAGAGGGCATgacattttcaaaatatactctGTGTTCAGCAATCAAGATCTCCTGGTGATTTTAACATTGACCGGCTTATGAGCAAGAGACTTGAAATTCGAGAAAAGTCGTGGTCAAGGTTGAATGTTTCAGAAGTGGTAGCAGCTGAACTTAGTGGAAAAAATCCAGATAGTAAATGCCTTTGTTGGAAAATTCTTTTACTGGCTGAGCACAGTTCCTATGGTGAAAATTGGGGAAAGGAGTTCTCTGATTTGGCTGCAGTCCCCTGGCTGGTTTCTAAGCTTTTGCCTCCCACATATGATGACGATTATACTGCCGATTTGCCTTTTTCATCTCCCAATACGTCAATATGGAAAAAGTGGTTCCCAAGTGAATCTGGCAACGAGGAGATCTGTTGTTTGACAATAATTAAGAATGCCAAATTAGAGAACCAGAATGAGGAACTTGCTGGTGCAAGTGCAATTGTCTTTCTTGTGTCAGAATTAATCCCCTGGGAGTTGCAAAGACAATGGCTTCATAACGTTCTGATGGCTTTACCTTCTGGTACAAGCTTGCCTCTGTTAATCTTAAGTGGTTCATGCAGGGATACTTTAGACACTTCCTCAATAATCAAAGAGTTGAGGCTTCATGACATGGACCAATCTCGCATCAGTAACTTTTCTGTTGCTTATCTTAAAAGCCAACAAATGGGTCAGGTTGATGGATTTTTTAGTGATGAGCTGTTGAGAGAAGGGTTACAGTGGCTAGCAAGTGAATCACCCTCTCAACCTGTACTTCGCTGCATGAAAACACGTGAATTGGTACTCTCTCACTTGACTTCTTCATTAGAGGTTCTTGATGGCGTGGATGGTTGTGAAGTGGGCCCAAATGACTGTATTTCTGCTTTCAATGATGCCCTGGACCAAACTTTGAGGAAAGTAGCTGCTGCTGTTCATGCAAATCCTGCCTCTTGGCCCTGTCCTGAAATTTCTTTGCTGGAGGAGTCTGGTGTTGATTACAAAGCAATTTTACAGTATTTGCCAAGCTTAGGGTGGAGCTCAGCTGCAAGAGTAGAACTGCTTATGCGTGCATTAAGTGATTCTAAGCTTCCGCCTTTTGAGGATCATATCTTTTGGTGGTGTACAAGTTCTAGTAACGGTAACAACATTGAGAACCAGAGATCACAGCTGGAAAATTGCTTAATCAAGTATTTAAGTGAAACAAGTCATATGATGGGATTGCCATTGGCATCAAAGGAGGCAGGCATTATGCTACAAAAGTTTGCTCAACTCAAGCTGGATAATTCAGCTTATTTTATTATACCAAACTGGGCTATGATTTTCCAGCGTGTGTTTCATTGGCGGTTAATGGATTTGTCCGATGATGCAATTTCTTCAGCATATATCTTGGTCCAAGATGACATTTCCCCGTTAACTTCTGGATTGCATGATAGAGCAGAAGTTAGTACGTCAGTGCCTTACTTGGTCCGTCCTTCTCTTGATGAAATGGTTGCCATTGGCTGTGATTCTTCAACCGAAGAAATGCGCGGTTTTGATCACGGAGCTTCGCGGCCGTGTTCGGCGGCGTGCCATTCAGATGGGCATGAAGTTCCGAAAATGACTATTAATGACAACAACATGGAGGATGATAGAGGGAATTTTGAGCAAATCGACACATCAATTGCGAAACGATATCATAAAGCCAATGATTTGAAGAATGGTAGCGAATCCGCTTTGGCTGCCAAGGCCACAGATGACGCAGACAAATTAAGTGAACTGTTGGATAAGTGCAATATACTGCAGAGCATGATACAAGAGAAGTTATCAATCTACTTCTAGAACGCTAGATTCTTGCTTTTAAGTTTTTGTAACATATGTATTTCTTCTAATTGCTGCCCCCACCCGCCAAAAAGGAAAGTAATAATTTTTGTCCATCATGGCGGGTCTTGTAATTTATTGCGGTGATGCATTGCAATGAGAATCTGACGAGCATTGCAAGATTCTTTTAGCTTACAGTTATATATATCTGGGCTCTTTTCAAGTTCGTCCATCTGAAGGCTTGAGGCTTGTTAATGGGAGGTTGTAGCAGCTTGATGCTGACCAGAATTGAGTTCCAGCA
This region of Coffea arabica cultivar ET-39 chromosome 3c, Coffea Arabica ET-39 HiFi, whole genome shotgun sequence genomic DNA includes:
- the LOC113734038 gene encoding SAC3 family protein B-like isoform X1, which encodes MSFGGGFGKDSGPAAPRNQTPFGNFPRPPSPAQPFTRSPGEPETFKKINSRPSAFESRRLVTSPSRPSAEFSRPSQSAHTWSNGQKFSYKDYDAPVDESIATVVPFVPSSTFTPSVPAKGSQFQDTRTTVSPTLVAFDEEILRRSIDVRGSHAGFLPKSQSDLFPQQMQSPPLPLLGNPYAEGAGPPFSEVQLRSALSSNMWGDQSKSSGDLTSLLTQPVISSVSANATYDSRRKSPNRHVDSQVSKRSRSPNFSTSNGGPLEDSSHLQNSRRPSTSPPKPRLSAQYVPSGSQSRQESSTSGHLNKPEVVANKPMTFPAAKKTKLPSSSTLDQIFRETFNSPEDEINRELQAKAKRLMRFKDELTQPTENDLVSKNQSFSVKRQHPVMMEKRKLNGEDAVNMIQDSYNGHLPSDYDGLDSSGIITGLCLDMCPESERAERERKGDLDQYERLDGDRNQTSILLAVKKYNRTAEREAGMIRPMPILQRTMNYLLNLLNQPYDDMFLGLYNFLWDRMRAIRMDLRMQHIFSLGAIKMLEQMIRLHVIAMHELCEYNKGEGFSEGFDAHLNIEQMNKTSVELFQLYDDHRKKGTNVATEKEFRGYYALLKLDKHPGYKVEPAELSLDLAKMTPDMRQTQDVIFARDVARACRTGNFIAFFKLARKASYLQACLMHAHFAKLRTQALAALHSGLQNNQGIPIDHVSAWLGMEEEDIEDLLEYYGFSIKEFEVPYMVKDGPFLNADSDYPVKRSQLVNKKKSSSIVEDVSYSCLAKSSSPKEARVLELNKAVEHKPIPIQSQSIEIDNTNQAIDEEMLDYASSPKDDIKVAPTPRTSVKRKPYEDQLSPANPCLWDSSVFHSPRSQQNRIGSIQKSKFDTHFRNPLSSDIQVESRASTLHLMPKTVEKANFMLAPSDFVVQNSVAKQPIIEQFGEEQVGVNKEEMTEEVSTVNYDDEVSEAKLKLILRIWKRLSLKKRELRVQKQLAANAALMSLSLGPPIWHPEIQSRSPGDFNIDRLMSKRLEIREKSWSRLNVSEVVAAELSGKNPDSKCLCWKILLLAEHSSYGENWGKEFSDLAAVPWLVSKLLPPTYDDDYTADLPFSSPNTSIWKKWFPSESGNEEICCLTIIKNAKLENQNEELAGASAIVFLVSELIPWELQRQWLHNVLMALPSGTSLPLLILSGSCRDTLDTSSIIKELRLHDMDQSRISNFSVAYLKSQQMGQVDGFFSDELLREGLQWLASESPSQPVLRCMKTRELVLSHLTSSLEVLDGVDGCEVGPNDCISAFNDALDQTLRKVAAAVHANPASWPCPEISLLEESGVDYKAILQYLPSLGWSSAARVELLMRALSDSKLPPFEDHIFWWCTSSSNGNNIENQRSQLENCLIKYLSETSHMMGLPLASKEAGIMLQKFAQLKLDNSAYFIIPNWAMIFQRVFHWRLMDLSDDAISSAYILVQDDISPLTSGLHDRAEVSTSVPYLVRPSLDEMVAIGCDSSTEEMRGFDHGASRPCSAACHSDGHEVPKMTINDNNMEDDRGNFEQIDTSIAKRYHKANDLKNGSESALAAKATDDADKLSELLDKCNILQSMIQEKLSIYF
- the LOC113734038 gene encoding SAC3 family protein B-like isoform X2; its protein translation is MSFGGGFGKDSGPAAPRNQTPFGNFPRPPSPAQPFTRSPGEPETFKKINSRPSAFESRRLVTSPSRPSAEFSRPSQSAHTWSNGQKFSYKDYDAPVDESIATVVPFVPSSTFTPSVPAKGSQFQDTRTTVSPTLVAFDEEILRRSIDVRGSHAGFLPKSQSDLFPQQMQSPPLPLLGNPYAEGAGPPFSEVQLSALSSNMWGDQSKSSGDLTSLLTQPVISSVSANATYDSRRKSPNRHVDSQVSKRSRSPNFSTSNGGPLEDSSHLQNSRRPSTSPPKPRLSAQYVPSGSQSRQESSTSGHLNKPEVVANKPMTFPAAKKTKLPSSSTLDQIFRETFNSPEDEINRELQAKAKRLMRFKDELTQPTENDLVSKNQSFSVKRQHPVMMEKRKLNGEDAVNMIQDSYNGHLPSDYDGLDSSGIITGLCLDMCPESERAERERKGDLDQYERLDGDRNQTSILLAVKKYNRTAEREAGMIRPMPILQRTMNYLLNLLNQPYDDMFLGLYNFLWDRMRAIRMDLRMQHIFSLGAIKMLEQMIRLHVIAMHELCEYNKGEGFSEGFDAHLNIEQMNKTSVELFQLYDDHRKKGTNVATEKEFRGYYALLKLDKHPGYKVEPAELSLDLAKMTPDMRQTQDVIFARDVARACRTGNFIAFFKLARKASYLQACLMHAHFAKLRTQALAALHSGLQNNQGIPIDHVSAWLGMEEEDIEDLLEYYGFSIKEFEVPYMVKDGPFLNADSDYPVKRSQLVNKKKSSSIVEDVSYSCLAKSSSPKEARVLELNKAVEHKPIPIQSQSIEIDNTNQAIDEEMLDYASSPKDDIKVAPTPRTSVKRKPYEDQLSPANPCLWDSSVFHSPRSQQNRIGSIQKSKFDTHFRNPLSSDIQVESRASTLHLMPKTVEKANFMLAPSDFVVQNSVAKQPIIEQFGEEQVGVNKEEMTEEVSTVNYDDEVSEAKLKLILRIWKRLSLKKRELRVQKQLAANAALMSLSLGPPIWHPEIQSRSPGDFNIDRLMSKRLEIREKSWSRLNVSEVVAAELSGKNPDSKCLCWKILLLAEHSSYGENWGKEFSDLAAVPWLVSKLLPPTYDDDYTADLPFSSPNTSIWKKWFPSESGNEEICCLTIIKNAKLENQNEELAGASAIVFLVSELIPWELQRQWLHNVLMALPSGTSLPLLILSGSCRDTLDTSSIIKELRLHDMDQSRISNFSVAYLKSQQMGQVDGFFSDELLREGLQWLASESPSQPVLRCMKTRELVLSHLTSSLEVLDGVDGCEVGPNDCISAFNDALDQTLRKVAAAVHANPASWPCPEISLLEESGVDYKAILQYLPSLGWSSAARVELLMRALSDSKLPPFEDHIFWWCTSSSNGNNIENQRSQLENCLIKYLSETSHMMGLPLASKEAGIMLQKFAQLKLDNSAYFIIPNWAMIFQRVFHWRLMDLSDDAISSAYILVQDDISPLTSGLHDRAEVSTSVPYLVRPSLDEMVAIGCDSSTEEMRGFDHGASRPCSAACHSDGHEVPKMTINDNNMEDDRGNFEQIDTSIAKRYHKANDLKNGSESALAAKATDDADKLSELLDKCNILQSMIQEKLSIYF
- the LOC113734038 gene encoding SAC3 family protein B-like isoform X3, whose amino-acid sequence is MLEEGFLPKSQSDLFPQQMQSPPLPLLGNPYAEGAGPPFSEVQLRSALSSNMWGDQSKSSGDLTSLLTQPVISSVSANATYDSRRKSPNRHVDSQVSKRSRSPNFSTSNGGPLEDSSHLQNSRRPSTSPPKPRLSAQYVPSGSQSRQESSTSGHLNKPEVVANKPMTFPAAKKTKLPSSSTLDQIFRETFNSPEDEINRELQAKAKRLMRFKDELTQPTENDLVSKNQSFSVKRQHPVMMEKRKLNGEDAVNMIQDSYNGHLPSDYDGLDSSGIITGLCLDMCPESERAERERKGDLDQYERLDGDRNQTSILLAVKKYNRTAEREAGMIRPMPILQRTMNYLLNLLNQPYDDMFLGLYNFLWDRMRAIRMDLRMQHIFSLGAIKMLEQMIRLHVIAMHELCEYNKGEGFSEGFDAHLNIEQMNKTSVELFQLYDDHRKKGTNVATEKEFRGYYALLKLDKHPGYKVEPAELSLDLAKMTPDMRQTQDVIFARDVARACRTGNFIAFFKLARKASYLQACLMHAHFAKLRTQALAALHSGLQNNQGIPIDHVSAWLGMEEEDIEDLLEYYGFSIKEFEVPYMVKDGPFLNADSDYPVKRSQLVNKKKSSSIVEDVSYSCLAKSSSPKEARVLELNKAVEHKPIPIQSQSIEIDNTNQAIDEEMLDYASSPKDDIKVAPTPRTSVKRKPYEDQLSPANPCLWDSSVFHSPRSQQNRIGSIQKSKFDTHFRNPLSSDIQVESRASTLHLMPKTVEKANFMLAPSDFVVQNSVAKQPIIEQFGEEQVGVNKEEMTEEVSTVNYDDEVSEAKLKLILRIWKRLSLKKRELRVQKQLAANAALMSLSLGPPIWHPEIQSRSPGDFNIDRLMSKRLEIREKSWSRLNVSEVVAAELSGKNPDSKCLCWKILLLAEHSSYGENWGKEFSDLAAVPWLVSKLLPPTYDDDYTADLPFSSPNTSIWKKWFPSESGNEEICCLTIIKNAKLENQNEELAGASAIVFLVSELIPWELQRQWLHNVLMALPSGTSLPLLILSGSCRDTLDTSSIIKELRLHDMDQSRISNFSVAYLKSQQMGQVDGFFSDELLREGLQWLASESPSQPVLRCMKTRELVLSHLTSSLEVLDGVDGCEVGPNDCISAFNDALDQTLRKVAAAVHANPASWPCPEISLLEESGVDYKAILQYLPSLGWSSAARVELLMRALSDSKLPPFEDHIFWWCTSSSNGNNIENQRSQLENCLIKYLSETSHMMGLPLASKEAGIMLQKFAQLKLDNSAYFIIPNWAMIFQRVFHWRLMDLSDDAISSAYILVQDDISPLTSGLHDRAEVSTSVPYLVRPSLDEMVAIGCDSSTEEMRGFDHGASRPCSAACHSDGHEVPKMTINDNNMEDDRGNFEQIDTSIAKRYHKANDLKNGSESALAAKATDDADKLSELLDKCNILQSMIQEKLSIYF
- the LOC113734038 gene encoding SAC3 family protein B-like isoform X4, with translation MLEEGFLPKSQSDLFPQQMQSPPLPLLGNPYAEGAGPPFSEVQLSALSSNMWGDQSKSSGDLTSLLTQPVISSVSANATYDSRRKSPNRHVDSQVSKRSRSPNFSTSNGGPLEDSSHLQNSRRPSTSPPKPRLSAQYVPSGSQSRQESSTSGHLNKPEVVANKPMTFPAAKKTKLPSSSTLDQIFRETFNSPEDEINRELQAKAKRLMRFKDELTQPTENDLVSKNQSFSVKRQHPVMMEKRKLNGEDAVNMIQDSYNGHLPSDYDGLDSSGIITGLCLDMCPESERAERERKGDLDQYERLDGDRNQTSILLAVKKYNRTAEREAGMIRPMPILQRTMNYLLNLLNQPYDDMFLGLYNFLWDRMRAIRMDLRMQHIFSLGAIKMLEQMIRLHVIAMHELCEYNKGEGFSEGFDAHLNIEQMNKTSVELFQLYDDHRKKGTNVATEKEFRGYYALLKLDKHPGYKVEPAELSLDLAKMTPDMRQTQDVIFARDVARACRTGNFIAFFKLARKASYLQACLMHAHFAKLRTQALAALHSGLQNNQGIPIDHVSAWLGMEEEDIEDLLEYYGFSIKEFEVPYMVKDGPFLNADSDYPVKRSQLVNKKKSSSIVEDVSYSCLAKSSSPKEARVLELNKAVEHKPIPIQSQSIEIDNTNQAIDEEMLDYASSPKDDIKVAPTPRTSVKRKPYEDQLSPANPCLWDSSVFHSPRSQQNRIGSIQKSKFDTHFRNPLSSDIQVESRASTLHLMPKTVEKANFMLAPSDFVVQNSVAKQPIIEQFGEEQVGVNKEEMTEEVSTVNYDDEVSEAKLKLILRIWKRLSLKKRELRVQKQLAANAALMSLSLGPPIWHPEIQSRSPGDFNIDRLMSKRLEIREKSWSRLNVSEVVAAELSGKNPDSKCLCWKILLLAEHSSYGENWGKEFSDLAAVPWLVSKLLPPTYDDDYTADLPFSSPNTSIWKKWFPSESGNEEICCLTIIKNAKLENQNEELAGASAIVFLVSELIPWELQRQWLHNVLMALPSGTSLPLLILSGSCRDTLDTSSIIKELRLHDMDQSRISNFSVAYLKSQQMGQVDGFFSDELLREGLQWLASESPSQPVLRCMKTRELVLSHLTSSLEVLDGVDGCEVGPNDCISAFNDALDQTLRKVAAAVHANPASWPCPEISLLEESGVDYKAILQYLPSLGWSSAARVELLMRALSDSKLPPFEDHIFWWCTSSSNGNNIENQRSQLENCLIKYLSETSHMMGLPLASKEAGIMLQKFAQLKLDNSAYFIIPNWAMIFQRVFHWRLMDLSDDAISSAYILVQDDISPLTSGLHDRAEVSTSVPYLVRPSLDEMVAIGCDSSTEEMRGFDHGASRPCSAACHSDGHEVPKMTINDNNMEDDRGNFEQIDTSIAKRYHKANDLKNGSESALAAKATDDADKLSELLDKCNILQSMIQEKLSIYF